The Triticum aestivum cultivar Chinese Spring chromosome 7B, IWGSC CS RefSeq v2.1, whole genome shotgun sequence genome window below encodes:
- the LOC123163142 gene encoding E4 SUMO-protein ligase PIAL2, with protein sequence MSGGAALASQPQPSAPPSQPQQQQQQQQAREQLKKAVEMNAVRLQAIGERIRGHFRGGSYALAPADLSHLVYALARGIDYALSGGDIPKIASEIPDTLRKVYELRKDPFLQSSVMVLIISCKNACKNKWFQPSDYIDILRMADELSGSFCTNSSEPANDSTVLEIISTVMPRYYPKLKFDRLITSLEAKVGYDILMADFFIHRNLPKHEKICLVVVQKENLDVSSCIASPQHVSFLVNGKGVDKRTNVSMETGPQFPTDITKMLKYGANIVQAVGYFTANYIIAVAVVNNLMSFDAPKLGDYAQPVTTDLPDSDSDMLLEGPSRVSLKCPISFRRVQTPVKGRLCKHHQCFDYDSYMDINSRKPTWRCPCCNTPSNFIDIRIDQEMVKILQGTGNDIMDVLVFPDGSWKAVSVHDEKSDKHGDAIQQNGDTVETDATPSDVIDLINKDDDGDLPMSSASPSEDLKPVLNSQDISVMDYLPNFPLSTATQSEDMYVGGGTSTSGQNLLPSSSGGPGSSSIGTLESILPRDILQMQPATTRAISPSETSNLTSVMQQVSQGYPSIMQMQSQLDSLLRSAHHTRNVRREPVAVQALAVPQHNSSRRVQPNVSNCPPPTPQSISPSSNYQAHHVTNADSVITSMVNGVGPLSRAPDGSSPFHLQSTQQDMHNMPNHQRGRVMGLAANPFMHMRPPTGGPGQGRGANAYGAPYPQQYQQYDQRQFDNLIGQLVNRGVAVSQATPGHLYVPQQSQATRTHAVSRQSTPPVQPRVQSPGLAPTAPRVQSPGLAPTAPRVQSPGLAPTAPRVQSPGLAPTVPRVHSPGLPPPSPTPATPLLEDPDVPEIEMDPNWQPTGQMRGSLVGSAYDQAIERYLQPGGGQRTNQARPPGR encoded by the exons atgtccggcggcgccgccCTAGCCTCCCAGCCCCAGCCCTCCGCGCCCCCGTCGCAGccgcagcaacaacagcagcagcagcaggccagGGAGCAGCTGAAGAAGGCGGTGGAGATGAACGCGGTCCGCCTGCAGGCCATCGGCGAGCGGATCAGGGGCCACTTCCGCGGCGGCTCCTACGCGCTCGCGCCCGCCGACCTCTCCCACCTCGTCTACGCCCTCGCCAG GGGGATCGATTACGCGCTGTCGGGCGGTGACATTCCTAAGATCGCGAGTGAGATACCAGACACTCTGAGAAAG GTATATGAGCTGAGGAAGGATCCATTTCTACAATCTTCTGTCATGGTACTGATCATATCATGCAAG AATGCTTGTAAAAACAAATGGTTTCAGCCTTCAGATTACATTGATATTCTCAGAATGGCTGATGAG CTATCTGGCAGCTTCTGCACGAACAGTAGCGAGCCAGCTAATGACAGCACCGTGCTTGAAATCATTTCAACAGTAATGCCAAG GTATTATCCTAAGTTGAAGTTCGACCGTCTAATCACTTCGCTGGAAGCAAAG GTTGGATATGATATTTTGATGGCTGACTTCTTTATTCATAGAAATCTACCTAAACATGAAAAGATT TGTCTAGTTGTTGTCCAAAAGGAAAATTTAGATGTCTCATCATGTATTGCAAGCCCCCAGCATGTGAG CTTTTTAGTAAACGGAAAAGGTGTGGACAAGAGGACTAATGTTTCAATG GAAACAGGACCCCAGTTCCCCACTGATATCACCAAGATGCTCAAATATGGTGCAAACATTGTACAAGCTGTTGGATATTTTACTG CTAACTACATCATAGCTGTAGCAGTTGTGAACAATTTGATGTCTTTTGATGCTCCAAAACTCGGTGACTATGCCCAACCAGTTACAACAGATCTTCCTG ATTCAGATTCAGATATGCTACTTGAAGGGCCATCAAGAGTTTCCCTAAAGTGCCCCATAAG TTTTAGGCGTGTGCAAACCCCAGTTAAAGGGCGTCTATGCAAACACCATCAG TGTTTTGATTATGACAGTTACATGGATATTAACTCGAGGAAACCAACCTGGCGCTGTCCATGTTGTAATACTCCTTCAAATTTCATTGACATTCGAATTGATCAAGAGATGGTCAAG ATTTTACAAGGGACTGGTAATGATATCATGGATGTTCTTGTATTCCCGGATGGATCTTGGAAAGCTGTTTCAGTTCATGATGAGAAATCAGATAAACATGGTGACGCAATTCAGCAGAATGGGGACACTGTAGAAACTGATGCAACTCCTTCAGATGTTATAGACCTAATAAACAAGGATGATGATGGTGATCTGCCTATGAGCTCGGCATCTCCCTCAGAAGATTTGAAGCCTGTGTTGAATAGTCAAGATATATCTGTCATGGACTATCTTCCGAATTTCCCTCTAAGCACAGCCACTCAGTCAGAAGATATGTATGTAGGAGGTGGAACTTCAACTTCTGGCCAAAATTTGTTACCTTCATCTAGTGGCGGACCTGGCTCTAGTTCAATTGGGACCTTGGAGTCTATTCTCCCTAGAGATATCCTGCAAATGCAACCTGCTACCACACGTGCCATCTCTCCTTCTGAAACCTCCAATTTAACATCTGTCATGCAACAAGTTTCACAAGGATACCCCAGTATTATGCAGATGCAATCACAGCTAGATTCTTTACTTCGATCAGCACATCATACTAGAAATGTCAGGAGAGAGCCTGTAGCAGTCCAGGCTCTGGCAGTGCCACAACATAATTCATCCAGAAGGGTGCAGCCAAATGTCTCGAATTGTCCACCTCCCACCCCACAGTCCATTTCACCTTCTTCAAACTACCAAGCACATCATGTGACAAATGCAGACAGTGTAATCACATCGATGGTTAATGGTGTTGGGCCACTCTCAAGGGCTCCTGATGGTTCCTCACCATTCCATCTACAGTCGACACAACAG GATATGCACAACATGCCAAACCATCAACGTGGTCGGGTTATGGGCCTTGCTGCAAATCCCTTCATGCATATGAGACCGCCGACAGGAGGCCCTGGACAGGGTAGAGGTGCTAATGCCTATGGAGCTCCCTACCCTCAACAATATCAGCAATATGACCAGCGACAATTCGACAATCTAATAGGCCAACTGGTGAACCGAGGCGTTGCAGTTAGCCAGGCCACACCAGGCCATCTCTACGTTCCCCAGCAGAGCCAGGCAACGAGAACGCATGCAGTGTCCCGGCAGTCTACTCCACCAGTGCAACCGCGCGTGCAGTCTCCTGGCCTAGCACCTACTGCTCCGCGTGTGCAGTCTCCTGGCCTAGCACCTACTGCTCCGCGTGTGCAGTCTCCTGGCCTAGCACCTACTGCTCCGCGTGTGCAGTCTCCTGGCCTAGCACCTACTGTTCCGCGTGTGCATTCTCCTGGTCTACCACCTCCTTCTCCGACTCCCGCTACGCCCCTGCTCGAGGACCCCGATGTCCCGGAGATCGAGATGGATCCGAACTGGCAGCCCACGGGGCAGATGAGGGGGAGCCTGGTAGGCTCTGCTTACGATCAAGCAATCGAACGGTATCTGCAGCCTGGTGGTGGTCAGCGGACAAATCAGGCTCGGCCACCTGGCAGGTAA